Sequence from the Pseudomonas sp. LS.1a genome:
ACCAGCAGCCAGTGCCTGGCGCAGCTCATCCAGGCTTTCCACTTCGATTTCCACCGGCTTGCCCGGCGCAATGCGGTGCGCCGCCGCCACGGCCTCGGCCACGCCGCCGCTTGCGGCGATGTGGTTTTCCTTGATCAGGAAGGCGTCGTACAGGCCGATGCGGTGGTTGTCGCAACCGCCGCAAGTCACAGCATACTTCTGCGCCAGGCGCAGGCCCGGCAGGGTCTTGCGGGTGTCCAGCAGGCGCACCTGGGTGCCTTCCACCAGGTCGGCCAGGAAGCGCGCACGGGTGGCCACACCTGACAGCATCTGCAGGAAGTTCAGCGCACTGCGCTCACCACTGAGCAGCGAACGCGCGGGGCCCTCCAGATGAAACAGCGGCTGGTTGGCCGTGGCGCGCTCGCCATCGGCCACCTGCCAGTGCACGGCCACGCGCGGGTCGAGTTGGCGGAACACGGCATCGACCCAGGCGGTGCCGGCGATCACGCAGTCTTCGCGGGTGATGATGGTCGCCTTGGCCAGGCGCTCGGCCGGGATCAGCTGCGCAGTGATATCGCCACTGCCGATGTCCTCCAACAGCGCGCGGCGCACGTTGGCTTCGATTTCAGCGGTCAGGTCGGCAAGGCGTAGGTTCGGCATGGTCGGCTCCACAAGCTAGATGCCCGCGATTATAGGGCAGGGGGCCAGCGTGTACAGCCGCCTTGGCGATGACCTTTGGTCGGCCGGTGTGAGCAACCGGGGTAAACCCGGGTCACTAGCCAGCCTGTGAAACGATGCTGGCAGCGATGCGGATTTTTACCGATAATGTGACCAGTATTTGGCGTCATGAGTTTGACGATCTTCAGCCCCTTCGGGCGAGACACCCTGCAAGGAGTCCAGGATGCAAAAAGAAGGCAAGGTGGTGCCCTTGGCGGCAGCCATCGACCGAGGCGGGCGTACGCCTCTGCCTTGCCTTCCGGTATTGCTCCTGCAGGTACGCGACAAGGCCGCCTTGCAGTTGCGTCAGGGTTTGCAGGACTTGTTCGACAACGCCGACGACACCCTCTTCGAGATGGCCGACAAGGCGTTCGATCGCAGTGACCAGAACCTGTACTTCGAGGCCATGCGCGACCTGCGCCTGAAGCGCAAGAGCATCGAGCGCGGTTTTCTCGACACGTTCCATGATGCCTTTGCCCGTATCGGCCAGATTGACTTGCTGGCGCACCTGCTCGAGCCGGGCAACCTGCGCAGCAAAGCCCAGGTGGAGCGGGCCGCCGCGATCGAAGGCATGGTCGCGCAGGTGCTGTCACGCGACGGCGTTGCCCTGCAGCAACTGGGCCTGCGCTTGCAAGCACTGCTCGACCGCCCCCTGCACGAGCAGCACAACCCGCTGGGGCCCGCTGCGCTGTGCGGTTACTTCCTCGACGCTGGCCGCAACCTGGGGGTTGGCCTGCGGGTCAAACTGGTCCTGCTCAAACTGTTCGAGCGCTATGTGCTGCGTGATGCCGAAGTGATCTATGGTGAAGCCAACCAGTTGCTGGCTGCCGCCGGTGTGCTGCCCGAGTTGCCGCCGGCACCGCGCCGGCGCGCCGAAGATCGGCGCATGAGCGCACGACGTGGGCCGGCGAACCTGGGGCATGAGGTAGGCGCGGACGCAGCAGGGCAGGTTTTCTTTGCCTCGTTGCAAACACTGCTGGCCCCGGCGCGTGGGCAGTTCGCGCCTCGTTTGCAGGCGATGGCCGCCGCCCAGCCAATCAGTACCGCCGACCTGCTGCGCCTGCTTTCGCATTTGCAGCACTACGTGCCTGCCACCCACGAGGCTGACGATTTCGAGCTTGGCCAACAGCTTGAACAATTGCTGCTGCGGGTCAGCGTGCGCAGCGGCACACGCCGGCGCATCGATGTGGCCGACGAGGACATGATCAACCTGATCGGCCTGCTGTTCGCCTTCATCCAGAACGACGACAACTTGCCGGCCAGCCTGCGCGCGCTGATCGCACGTCTGCATATTCCGCTGCTGAAAGTGGCCCTGCTGGACAAGGGGCTGTTCAGTCGGGCCAGCCACCCGGCCCGCCGGCTGCTCAACGAGATCGCCGGCGCGGCCATCGGCTGGGAATGCGGCGGCGATGGCCTGCGTGACAGCCTGCACCTGCGGGTGGAGCGTATCGTCCAGCGCCTGCTCAATGATTTTGCCGAAGATATCAGCCTGTTCGCCGAACTGCTCGAAGACTTCCTCGTTTTCAACCAGGACGAACGGCGGCGCAACGAGCTGCTTGAACAACGCACCCGCGACGCCGAAGAAGGGCGTGCCCGGGCCCAGCAGGCCAGGCAGCAGGTGCAGCACGCACTTAACCAGCGTCTGCGTGGCCGGGTATTGCCGCAGGTGGTGGTACAGATGCTGGTGCAGGCCTGGAGCCAGGTGCTGCTGCTGGCCTGGCTCAAGCAGGGCGAGGCATCCCAGGCCTGGCGGGATGCATTGCAGACGATGGACATGTTGCTGGCCAGCATCACCCCGCCACATGAGCCGCAAGCCTTGCTGCAGCAGGTGCCGGGCCTGCTCAAGGCACTGCGCGATGGCCTGGCCGGCGTGGCCCTGGACTCGGCCGCGACCCGCGAATTCTTCCTGCAGCTGGAGCAGTTGCACCTGCGTGCCTGTGCAGGTGGCGCGGGCCAGCCCCAGGGCGACGTACTGGTGGCCGAGGACATCGTGCTGGCGATTGCCGAAGAGCCCGCTTGCGCACCGTTGCAGGTTGCCGACGGGCAGGCTGTGGCGCTGCGCCAGGTGCAGCGCTTGCGTATCGGTACCTGGGTCGAGGTGCTGGACGAGGACGAACCGCTGCGCTGCAAACTGGTGGCACGCATCGACAGCAGCGACCGGTTGGTGTTCGCCAACCGCACCGGCATGAAAGTGCGCGAATGGAACGGTGCCAGCCTGGCCCAGGCACTGCACCGGGGCGACGTGCGGGTGCTGGATGACGGGCTGTTGTTCGAGCGGGCGCTGGAGGCGGTGCTCGACGGGCTGCGGCGGTAGGCGCAACTGTCTTGCGCAATATCTGCAAGCAGACGCGATCCTGGTGGGAGCGGGCGTGCCCGCGAAACAAGCGCCGCGGTGGATGGCACCGGCTGCGCCGGTGTTCGCGGGCACGCCCGCTCCTACAGCATTACAATGATTCACATGCAAACGCCGTTGGCCGCAGGGCATACTGTCAGCCTGTTCACGGCGCTTTCAGGATCTGCCCCATGCAATTGGACCGTGCCACTGGCTGGTTCCACGGAATCGGAATCACCCACTGCCCCTCGCCGAACTTCAATGCCCGCCCCGAAGGCGAATCGATTTCACTGCTGGTGATCCACAACATCAGCCTGCCGCCGGCCTGTTTCGGCACCGGCAAGGTCCAGCAGTTCTTCCAGAACCGCCTGGACCCCGACGAACACCCGTACTTCGCCAGCATCAACCACCTGACCGTGTCGGCGCACCTGTTCGTCGAGCGTGACGGTGCGGTGACCCAGTTCGTGTCGTTGCTCGACCGCGCCTGGCACGCCGGTGTGTCGTGCTTCGGCGGGCGTGAAGGCTGTAACGATTTCTCCATCGGCATCGAACTTGAAGGGACCGACGACCTGCCCTATACCGATGCCCAGTACGCGGTGCTGGAGCAGCTTACCCGGCACATTCGCGGTGCCTGGCCGGCCATCGGCCTGGACCGCATCCAGGGCCATAGCGACATTGCCCCGCAGCGCAAGACCGACCCCGGTCCGGCCTTCGACTGGTCGCGCTATCGCCAAGCGCTGCAGCAAAACGAGGACAAGGCATGAGTTTTCTGGTGTTGTTGCTGGCGCTGTGGGTCGAGAAGTTCTCGGCCCTGCGCCATCAGGTGCAACGTGATGGGTTCTTCCTGGGCGAACTGGTACGCCTGGAGCGCAGCGGCAAGGTGCACCCCTGGTGGACGCTGGCCATCCTGGTGTTGGCACCGGTAGCGCTGCTGGTATTGCTGCTGCATGTGCTGGACCCGGTGGCGTACGGCTTGCTGGCGTTGCCGGTGCACCTGCTGGTGCTGATCTACAGCCTGGGCCGCGGCGATGCCAAGGCATCGCTGGGGCCGTTCCGCGATGCCTGGCGGCGCGGTGATGACCAGGCTGCGCTGCACGTGGCCGAACGCGACCTGGGGCTGGCGGCCGACGAACCGCACAGCCTGTTGGTTCAGGTGCAGGGCAACCTGCTGTGGCAGGTGTACCAGGGCTTTTTCGCGGTGATCTTCTGGTACTTCGTGCTCGGCCCGGGCGCAGCCCTGGCCTATCGACTGCTGGCGCTGTGTGGCGAACACAGCAAGCAACCGACGTTGAAGGCTCGTGCCGAGCAGCTGAGGCATATCATGGACTGGCTCCCGGTGCGGGTGCTGGCCTTGAGTTTTGCCCTGGTTGGCAACTTCCTCGCGGTCACGCGGGTGATGCTGCACGAGGTGCTCAACTGGCACATCAGCGCCGCCCACCTGGTGGCGCGGGTCGGGCGCATTGCCGATGACATTCCCGAGGAAGAAGACAGCCAGCGCGGGCTGGGGCGGCTGGACAGCCTGTGGGAGCTGCTGCTGCGCTGTGCGGTGCTGTGGTATGCCGGTTTTGCGCTGTGGACGGTGCTTGTCTGAACTGGCTCGCTGGCTTCTTCGCGGGCTTGCCCGCTCCCACAGGCTCTGTGTCAGGCAATAAAACTACTATTTCTGCCAGTATCAAAAAACCCTGCAGCTAATCAGAATGAGTTAAAAGCAGCCTCCATTCATCCAGCACCGCAGGGACTTGCATGATGAGAAAAGCATTAAGCAATTCGCTCTTCTTCTATCAGGGTGACCATTTTATTTTCTTGAAACAAGGCGACGTGATTCGCACCATCTTCCGCACGCATGACCTGGCATTAGCCGAGCGACAAATAGCGGGAAGCGCTGCGACTGGCTTACTGACAACCGATGACAAGGGTTCGGTGCTGTCGGTGCAGGAAACCGATGAGAAAGAGCCTCACACGTATTCAGCTTATGGTCATGCCCCAGGATCGCCATCATTGCGAACGCTGCTGGGCTACAACGGCGAAGCCACCATTTCTGTACGCGACAGCTATGCCCTTGGCAATGGCTATCGATCCTTCAGCACGGTCCTGATGCGCTTTGAGTCGCCTGACAGCTTGAGTCCATTTGGGAAAGGTGGGATTAATCCATACAGCTACTGCGACTGTGACCCGATAAACAATACCGACCCCAGCGGCCATTTAACTTTCAGACGTTGGCGCGCTCCTACAACGCAACAATGGAGACCGATACGGCAACGAGAGCTCGCAGGGCCCCTGGAAGGGGCCGCTGAGGCTGCAAGACATCGTCAACGGGTACGTGCGATGGAAAACGTGATAAATAGCATTCTCCGGGATGAGTTCAGGCAACACCAGCGAGACCATATGCCGGGGCGAGGTAATCTTCACATGCCGTCGCATCCATCGATGGCCAATCCAAATCCGGAAAGACAAGCTGCAATTGCGGCCACCAGTTCGTCACATGGAAATTTCGCTGCCCAGAACGCATTAACGGAGTTGCCCTACACCCCCCCTTTAAATTCCCGCACAAATGAGCGCGGCAGTCTTTCCAGGCAAGTCAGCTCAACCTCATCTGTAGACTCATGGGATGAGTGGAATCCGAATCCGGAGGTGGTCGAACACCATAGAAACCTGGCAATCATGAATGCCATAAGGCAAGCCCGACATGGGCCTTGATGTTAGGCGCAAATGCGCAAGCACGGAGCCCTGAGTCAGGGCTCTTGCGTGTTGGCACTCTTCGCGCCGCGCCTTACGCCACGCTCCACATATTGTGCGGGTCGGGGCGGGACCTGAACATTGACGGCCTGATGGACAACAAGCCGCAACTGCTTTGGGCTTCACATTATCTGAGTGCTTTGGCCAAGGCGCTGATGGATGATGCCGGGTTGGGGATGATGCGCTGAGTCTTGTATTGGCTGGGCCGGCCTCTTCGCGGACACGCCCGTTCCCACAGGTACTGCGCCGGTCTCAATTTGCGCGGACCCTGTGGGAGCGGGCAAGCCCGCGAAGAGGCCCGCGCAGGCAATAACCCTCTCAGCTACCAGCCAAACAACGCGCAAGCATTGCGGCTGCTGGCTTCAGCCAGCTCCGAGACGTCTACCCCCATCACCTGCGCCAGCGCCCCGGCAATCTCCGGCAGGTGCTCCGGGCTGTTCCTCATCCCTGGGTACATGACCGGCGCCATGTCCGGCGCATCGGTCTCCAGCACCACGCTGTCCAGCGGCAACCGCGCCAGGGTCTTGCGCAGCCGCAGCGCCTGTGGCCAGGTAGCCGCACCGCCAAGCCCAAGCCGGAAGCCCAGCTTGATGTACTCGCGGGCCTCTTCATAACTGCCGGCAAACGCATGTATCACCCCCGCCCGCGCCGGCTTGTAGCGCTTGAGCGTGGCGATCACCTGGGCATGGCTGCGGCGCACGTGCAGCAGGGCGGGCAGTTCGAAGTCGCAGGCCATCTGCAGTTGCGCTTCGAACAGGTCCTGCTGGCGGGCCTTGTCCAGGTCTTCGAGGTAGTAGTCCAGGCCAAACTCGCCCACGGCACATAGCCGTGGGTTGCCATGCAGGCGCTCCAGCCATTCGCGCAACTGCACCAGGTGCTCCGGGCGATGCTGGTCAAGGTAGATCGGGTGCAGGCCGAGTGCGGCGAACAGGCGCTGGTCGGCGCAGGCCAGGTCCCACACCCGCTGGAAATTCGCCTGGTACACCCCCAGCACCACCATCCGCTCCACCCCGCGCTCCGCCGCGTTGGCCAGCAGGCGCGGGCGGTCGGCGTCGAAGTCGGGGAAGTCCAGGTGAGTGTGGGTGTCGATCAGGCGCATGTTCAGGCCACTGTAATGCGTTGCTTGAACGTTCGACCGACGGCATGTACACCAGGTTCGTAGCGTTTGTCCTCGATCGCGGCCAGTGCCAGTTCCAGCGCGGTGGCGGCAATCAGGCCATGCTGCTGGGCCATGGCATTCACCGGCAGCGGCAGGAAGTCGAGCAACTGGTTGTCGCCAAAGGTACCCAGCTGCAGCTGGCGCGAGTCGGCAGGGCGGGCCTGCAGGGTGTCGAACACTCCTTGCAGCAGCACATAGGAGGTGGTAACCAGGGCATCCGGCAGGCCGCCGAAGTCTTCGATCAGCTGCTGCATCAAGCGCTGGCCGCACTCACGGCTGAACGCTTCGCCCTGATAGCGGCGAACTTCGCCGGCATAGCCTTGCAGGGCTTCGTCGAAGCCGCCGGCACGTGCCTGGCTGACCGACAGCTCGGGGCGTGCGCCGATCAGCGCGATGCTGCGCGGGGCGGCGCTCAGCAAGCTGGCGGCCAGTTGGCGGCTGGCGTCGCGGTCGTCGCTGATCACCGAGCAGAAGTGCGCAGGGTCCAGGCGGCGGTCGATGGCAATCACCGGCAGGCCTTTGTCCTGCAGTTCGCGGTAGCTGTCATCTTCCGGTGGCAGGCAGCTGGCGACGAACAGCGCGTCGCACCGGCGGGCGCGGAACAGCTGCTGCAACTGGCGCTCGCTGTCGGGCTGGTCGTCGCTGCTGGCGATCAGCAACTGGTAGCCACGGGCGCGGGCACCTTGTTCGAGTTGCTTGGCGATGCGGGCGTAGCTGGGGTTCTCCAGATCCGGGAGAATGAAGCCCAGGGTGCGGGTATGCCGGCTGCGCAGGCCAGCGGCCTGCGGGTTGGGGGTGAAGCCGTGGGCCTCGACCACCGCGCGTACCCGCTCGACAGTGCTGTTGCTGATGCGCTGCTGTTCGGCCTTGCCATTGATGACGTAGCTGGCGGTGGTCACGGACACACCGGCCAGACGGGCGATATCGCTGAGTTTCACCGAATTTTCCTTGTTATTACCGGGGCTGGCTGTGAGGCCTGACCGGGAAGTTTGACCCGGCGGGGGCGCCACGCGCAGACGACCATTGTCGCAATTGTCCGACAGGATGGGGCTTTTTCCTCGGCAGATTATCGAGTAACGTGGCCGCCTGGTCAGATTAATCGTTTCAGCTGCCGAATTTTCTGCCTCGGCTGCCATCCGTGCAAGGCTGTTGAACTGGCCGTTCATGTGAATTTCACAACAATACTCCAGTACCCGACCGGGAACTGCAAAAGGAGAAGGTCATGCTCGAGCTCGCCAAGGAGCAGATAGCCATGGGCCAGAAGGCCGCCGACAAGGCCGAGGCATTGCGCCTGCTGGCCGACCGGCTGGTCACTGACGGCCTGGTCGCCGAGGGTTACCTGCAAGGGCTGCAGGCCCGAGAGACACAAGGCTCCACCTTCCTTGGGCAGGGCATTGCCATCCCCCATGGCACGCCGCAGACCCGAGACCTGGTGTACGCCACCGGCGTGCGCCTGTTGCAGTTCCCCGAGGGTGTGGACTGGGGCGATGGCCAGATGGTCTACCTTGCCATTGGCATCGCCGCCCGTTCCGACGAGCACCTGCGCCTGCTGCAACTGCTGACCCGCGCGCTGGGCGAGACCGACCTGGCCGAAGCATTGCGCCGCGCCGGCTCCGCCGAGGCGTTGCTGAAAC
This genomic interval carries:
- the nadC gene encoding carboxylating nicotinate-nucleotide diphosphorylase, giving the protein MPNLRLADLTAEIEANVRRALLEDIGSGDITAQLIPAERLAKATIITREDCVIAGTAWVDAVFRQLDPRVAVHWQVADGERATANQPLFHLEGPARSLLSGERSALNFLQMLSGVATRARFLADLVEGTQVRLLDTRKTLPGLRLAQKYAVTCGGCDNHRIGLYDAFLIKENHIAASGGVAEAVAAAHRIAPGKPVEIEVESLDELRQALAAGADIIMLDELNLEEMREAVRITAGKAKLEASGGVNETTLRVIAETGVDYISIGAMTKDVKAVDLSMRLSL
- a CDS encoding DUF1631 domain-containing protein; the protein is MQKEGKVVPLAAAIDRGGRTPLPCLPVLLLQVRDKAALQLRQGLQDLFDNADDTLFEMADKAFDRSDQNLYFEAMRDLRLKRKSIERGFLDTFHDAFARIGQIDLLAHLLEPGNLRSKAQVERAAAIEGMVAQVLSRDGVALQQLGLRLQALLDRPLHEQHNPLGPAALCGYFLDAGRNLGVGLRVKLVLLKLFERYVLRDAEVIYGEANQLLAAAGVLPELPPAPRRRAEDRRMSARRGPANLGHEVGADAAGQVFFASLQTLLAPARGQFAPRLQAMAAAQPISTADLLRLLSHLQHYVPATHEADDFELGQQLEQLLLRVSVRSGTRRRIDVADEDMINLIGLLFAFIQNDDNLPASLRALIARLHIPLLKVALLDKGLFSRASHPARRLLNEIAGAAIGWECGGDGLRDSLHLRVERIVQRLLNDFAEDISLFAELLEDFLVFNQDERRRNELLEQRTRDAEEGRARAQQARQQVQHALNQRLRGRVLPQVVVQMLVQAWSQVLLLAWLKQGEASQAWRDALQTMDMLLASITPPHEPQALLQQVPGLLKALRDGLAGVALDSAATREFFLQLEQLHLRACAGGAGQPQGDVLVAEDIVLAIAEEPACAPLQVADGQAVALRQVQRLRIGTWVEVLDEDEPLRCKLVARIDSSDRLVFANRTGMKVREWNGASLAQALHRGDVRVLDDGLLFERALEAVLDGLRR
- the ampD gene encoding 1,6-anhydro-N-acetylmuramyl-L-alanine amidase AmpD; the protein is MQLDRATGWFHGIGITHCPSPNFNARPEGESISLLVIHNISLPPACFGTGKVQQFFQNRLDPDEHPYFASINHLTVSAHLFVERDGAVTQFVSLLDRAWHAGVSCFGGREGCNDFSIGIELEGTDDLPYTDAQYAVLEQLTRHIRGAWPAIGLDRIQGHSDIAPQRKTDPGPAFDWSRYRQALQQNEDKA
- the ampE gene encoding regulatory signaling modulator protein AmpE; the protein is MSFLVLLLALWVEKFSALRHQVQRDGFFLGELVRLERSGKVHPWWTLAILVLAPVALLVLLLHVLDPVAYGLLALPVHLLVLIYSLGRGDAKASLGPFRDAWRRGDDQAALHVAERDLGLAADEPHSLLVQVQGNLLWQVYQGFFAVIFWYFVLGPGAALAYRLLALCGEHSKQPTLKARAEQLRHIMDWLPVRVLALSFALVGNFLAVTRVMLHEVLNWHISAAHLVARVGRIADDIPEEEDSQRGLGRLDSLWELLLRCAVLWYAGFALWTVLV
- a CDS encoding RHS repeat-associated core domain-containing protein, translated to MMRKALSNSLFFYQGDHFIFLKQGDVIRTIFRTHDLALAERQIAGSAATGLLTTDDKGSVLSVQETDEKEPHTYSAYGHAPGSPSLRTLLGYNGEATISVRDSYALGNGYRSFSTVLMRFESPDSLSPFGKGGINPYSYCDCDPINNTDPSGHLTFRRWRAPTTQQWRPIRQRELAGPLEGAAEAARHRQRVRAMENVINSILRDEFRQHQRDHMPGRGNLHMPSHPSMANPNPERQAAIAATSSSHGNFAAQNALTELPYTPPLNSRTNERGSLSRQVSSTSSVDSWDEWNPNPEVVEHHRNLAIMNAIRQARHGP
- a CDS encoding TatD family hydrolase, whose translation is MRLIDTHTHLDFPDFDADRPRLLANAAERGVERMVVLGVYQANFQRVWDLACADQRLFAALGLHPIYLDQHRPEHLVQLREWLERLHGNPRLCAVGEFGLDYYLEDLDKARQQDLFEAQLQMACDFELPALLHVRRSHAQVIATLKRYKPARAGVIHAFAGSYEEAREYIKLGFRLGLGGAATWPQALRLRKTLARLPLDSVVLETDAPDMAPVMYPGMRNSPEHLPEIAGALAQVMGVDVSELAEASSRNACALFGW
- the cra gene encoding catabolite repressor/activator gives rise to the protein MKLSDIARLAGVSVTTASYVINGKAEQQRISNSTVERVRAVVEAHGFTPNPQAAGLRSRHTRTLGFILPDLENPSYARIAKQLEQGARARGYQLLIASSDDQPDSERQLQQLFRARRCDALFVASCLPPEDDSYRELQDKGLPVIAIDRRLDPAHFCSVISDDRDASRQLAASLLSAAPRSIALIGARPELSVSQARAGGFDEALQGYAGEVRRYQGEAFSRECGQRLMQQLIEDFGGLPDALVTTSYVLLQGVFDTLQARPADSRQLQLGTFGDNQLLDFLPLPVNAMAQQHGLIAATALELALAAIEDKRYEPGVHAVGRTFKQRITVA